One genomic window of Ferrimicrobium sp. includes the following:
- the aroA gene encoding 3-phosphoshikimate 1-carboxyvinyltransferase, protein MHLSRSTFPDVVSIKRTLTRPEVVVRPPGSKSLTNRALLCASLATGRSELRGVLLAEDSWAMVDAITLMGAETSVNETDCVATVKGVTGSEYHHPPRIDARQSGTTSRFILPVLALGTAKTIIDGDSQLRSRPFEPLFNALRSIGGQIENLAEPGQLPVSVSGPAKGGKLQIAGHLSSQFVSGLLIAGAMMPDGLEIELTSPLVSEPYVEMTRAVMAAFGAEVSGLTVRNSGYVATTYEVEPDATAASYMLAAAAITGGQITIEGLGPSSIQGDVGFVKVLEMMGAKIIQEPTRTMLTGPEQLAGVDVDLSNMSDTAQTLAAVAVFATSPTRVRGIGFIRHKESNRILAMVEELGRAGIRAQEDPDGFTIYPGQPHPTRFATYDDHRMAMSLSLLGLQVPGVEISGPNCVLKTYPRFFEDLSLFSSSNQSKGDG, encoded by the coding sequence ATGCATCTCTCCCGCAGTACATTTCCGGACGTTGTATCGATCAAGCGAACTTTGACACGACCCGAAGTGGTTGTTAGACCGCCTGGCTCAAAAAGCCTCACTAATCGGGCGCTGCTGTGCGCCTCTCTGGCAACGGGTCGAAGCGAGTTGCGAGGCGTATTACTGGCCGAGGATTCTTGGGCGATGGTGGATGCTATCACTTTGATGGGTGCCGAAACTTCAGTCAACGAAACTGACTGCGTCGCGACCGTGAAGGGCGTCACTGGATCTGAGTACCACCACCCGCCCCGCATAGACGCTCGACAGTCGGGCACGACTTCACGCTTCATCTTGCCCGTGTTGGCACTAGGAACTGCCAAGACCATCATTGACGGCGATTCACAATTGAGGTCGCGTCCGTTCGAGCCGCTGTTCAACGCACTTCGTTCAATCGGTGGACAGATCGAGAACCTAGCGGAGCCAGGGCAGCTTCCAGTGTCGGTGAGCGGACCGGCTAAGGGTGGCAAGCTCCAAATCGCCGGTCATCTGTCCAGTCAATTTGTGTCTGGATTGCTCATCGCAGGTGCGATGATGCCGGATGGCTTAGAGATAGAACTCACTTCACCGTTGGTCTCCGAACCGTACGTGGAAATGACGCGAGCGGTAATGGCAGCATTTGGCGCAGAGGTCAGCGGATTAACCGTTCGAAACTCAGGTTACGTGGCAACTACGTACGAGGTTGAACCCGACGCAACAGCGGCCTCATATATGCTTGCCGCAGCTGCGATTACCGGCGGCCAAATCACTATCGAAGGTCTTGGCCCGTCGAGTATACAAGGTGACGTTGGATTCGTCAAAGTATTGGAAATGATGGGCGCCAAGATCATCCAAGAGCCAACACGTACGATGCTGACGGGGCCCGAGCAACTTGCTGGAGTGGATGTAGATCTCTCGAACATGTCAGACACAGCACAGACGCTCGCCGCAGTCGCCGTGTTCGCAACATCACCAACTCGAGTAAGGGGAATCGGATTCATACGACATAAGGAATCGAATCGAATACTTGCAATGGTCGAAGAGTTGGGTCGTGCCGGCATCCGAGCTCAAGAGGATCCGGACGGCTTTACGATCTATCCAGGCCAGCCGCATCCGACCAGGTTCGCGACCTACGACGACCATCGAATGGCCATGAGCCTATCACTCTTAGGTCTTCAAGTCCCAGGAGTTGAGATTTCCGGGCCAAATTGCGTATTGAAAACCTACCCTCGTTTCTTCGAAGACTTGTCTCTATTTAGTTCAAGCAATCAATCAAAAGGTGATGGATGA
- a CDS encoding type II 3-dehydroquinate dehydratase — translation MEIETDTYMEETLDDVVLEVEAVTEPLGWTVVAEQSDNEAELIGLLFKHPDIRAAIINSGALMIVGWSFRDALEDVAFSVG, via the coding sequence TTGGAAATCGAAACAGACACATATATGGAAGAAACCCTCGACGATGTTGTGCTCGAAGTAGAGGCTGTGACCGAGCCCTTAGGTTGGACAGTTGTTGCGGAGCAATCTGACAACGAGGCCGAGTTAATTGGACTGCTCTTTAAACACCCAGACATCAGGGCGGCGATCATAAATTCCGGAGCGCTGATGATTGTGGGATGGTCATTTCGAGACGCACTTGAAGATGTCGCCTTTTCCGTGGGTTGA
- a CDS encoding N-terminal phage integrase SAM-like domain-containing protein — MRGRRTLGQGSIYRYGDQWRALLKWTGPDGKVITRSKRCRTKAEAEAALAKFRGIRDAGVTENATTTIDMLLTRWLTTHEGDIAGSTLVQYEWATRHITKRLGSLRIERLTPAMVDRFVDQRYQDEGTMRHRPCLARLLWRS; from the coding sequence ATGCGAGGTCGAAGGACGCTTGGCCAAGGCAGCATCTATCGCTATGGCGACCAGTGGCGTGCCCTCTTGAAGTGGACCGGACCCGACGGTAAAGTCATCACCCGATCGAAGCGATGTCGCACCAAGGCAGAGGCAGAAGCCGCATTAGCGAAGTTTCGCGGAATACGTGATGCCGGTGTCACCGAGAATGCAACAACGACTATTGACATGTTGCTCACCCGATGGCTCACAACCCACGAAGGCGATATCGCTGGCTCCACCTTGGTGCAGTACGAGTGGGCCACAAGGCATATCACGAAGAGGTTGGGATCTCTCCGGATCGAACGGCTCACCCCGGCGATGGTCGATCGCTTCGTGGATCAGCGCTATCAGGATGAAGGCACTATGCGCCATCGACCGTGCCTGGCCCGTCTTCTTTGGCGTAGTTGA
- a CDS encoding toll/interleukin-1 receptor domain-containing protein translates to MTADSMRPLVSQPANARAQVFLSHSSADRRIVDWVAAQIEAMGIDAYRADHDVQAGTMLAEKIRDAIIRSDALLALLTPQGDSSRYVHQEIGAARQVGKPVLVLFDRRVDPTSLAMLDGIEYISFDHEDVAASSADLIAAIRRLSELQGLPTPPVFVVNTQPAFQLQLSAQLQLNANQVLIGLLVLTAVAGLLYLAVNYAKEDGPGTVDGA, encoded by the coding sequence ATGACCGCAGATTCGATGCGACCGCTCGTGAGCCAACCTGCGAATGCCCGTGCTCAGGTCTTCCTCAGCCACTCCAGCGCTGACCGCCGGATCGTCGACTGGGTTGCTGCCCAGATCGAGGCCATGGGGATCGACGCCTACCGTGCCGATCACGATGTGCAGGCCGGCACGATGCTGGCAGAAAAGATACGTGATGCCATCATCAGAAGCGACGCACTGCTCGCGTTGCTCACTCCTCAGGGTGACTCCTCCCGTTACGTCCATCAGGAGATAGGCGCGGCGCGACAAGTCGGGAAACCAGTTCTGGTCCTCTTCGATCGCCGAGTGGACCCGACTTCCCTTGCCATGCTCGACGGGATTGAGTACATCTCCTTTGACCACGAGGACGTCGCCGCGAGTAGCGCGGACCTCATCGCAGCCATCAGAAGGCTGAGCGAGCTGCAAGGTCTTCCGACGCCCCCAGTCTTCGTCGTCAACACTCAGCCCGCCTTTCAGCTCCAACTTAGCGCTCAGCTCCAACTGAATGCCAACCAGGTTCTGATCGGTTTGCTCGTCCTGACCGCTGTTGCCGGGTTGTTGTACTTGGCCGTCAACTACGCCAAAGAAGACGGGCCAGGCACGGTCGATGGCGCATAG
- a CDS encoding TIGR04255 family protein: MADTHEVYPNAPLALVAVEVRFPNSADTRPLPMNLQRSFRDLLGEAWVIESQKVQQVTFAVNTAGAVPQAMPMLTIPRFTVRDRTLAVAITEESLTIEATRYRHYPEFREIVARAVAAAAEVLLPDGVARVGMRYIDEVRVPDIANEAPSAWQDWVDASLLAPQLDAMSDAGFVSTGWEGAAQYRTGPDQRLVLRYGPRTGYVVNPVGLLNRPTPPSPGPLFALDFDCFWEPPDIPEFDSGIIMDTCDQLRRPIRALFDMLVTDKLLAEFTKEGNVG, encoded by the coding sequence GTGGCCGATACACATGAGGTATACCCGAACGCGCCGTTGGCGCTGGTCGCCGTCGAGGTGCGGTTCCCGAACAGCGCGGATACCCGTCCCCTGCCGATGAATCTGCAACGCTCGTTCCGGGACCTGCTTGGCGAGGCGTGGGTCATCGAGTCTCAGAAAGTCCAACAGGTTACGTTTGCCGTCAACACTGCCGGTGCCGTGCCTCAAGCGATGCCGATGCTGACCATCCCGAGGTTCACTGTGCGGGACCGTACGCTGGCAGTGGCGATCACTGAAGAGAGCCTGACCATCGAAGCCACCCGCTATCGCCATTACCCCGAGTTCCGTGAGATCGTGGCACGTGCTGTAGCCGCAGCAGCCGAGGTCCTCCTGCCCGATGGAGTCGCCCGCGTAGGTATGCGCTATATCGACGAGGTCCGCGTGCCCGACATTGCGAACGAAGCCCCCTCGGCCTGGCAGGACTGGGTCGATGCCTCACTCCTGGCCCCCCAACTCGACGCGATGAGCGATGCCGGCTTCGTCTCAACCGGGTGGGAGGGAGCGGCACAGTACAGGACCGGACCAGACCAGAGGTTGGTACTTCGGTACGGACCCCGGACTGGTTACGTGGTCAACCCGGTCGGCCTGCTCAACCGGCCTACTCCGCCCAGTCCAGGGCCTCTGTTCGCACTGGACTTTGACTGTTTCTGGGAGCCACCCGACATTCCCGAGTTTGACTCGGGGATCATTATGGACACTTGCGACCAACTCAGACGACCCATTCGGGCGTTATTCGACATGCTTGTCACCGACAAGCTCCTCGCAGAGTTCACGAAGGAGGGGAACGTTGGCTGA